From a single Marinobacter sp. THAF197a genomic region:
- the htpX gene encoding protease HtpX produces the protein MRILLFLATNLAVILVASFTLRLLGVDSYLAQQGINYGSLLAFAAVFGFAGAIVSLLISKPMAKWSTKARVIDSPRTPAERWLVDTVAELSKKAGIGMPEVAIFPASQSNAFATGWNKNDSLVAVSEGLLHRFNKDEIRAVLGHEIGHVANGDMVTLALIQGVVNTFVIFASRVIGSFVDRVVFKNENGHGIGFFVVSIAAEIVLGILASTIVFWFSRRREFRADIAGAQLAGTGAMISALARLKQESEVPDQMPDTLQAFGINRGARAGLAALFMTHPPLEDRIAALQNARV, from the coding sequence ATGCGGATTTTGTTGTTTCTGGCCACCAACCTGGCGGTCATCCTGGTCGCAAGTTTTACCTTGCGCCTGCTGGGCGTTGACAGCTATCTGGCCCAACAGGGCATCAATTACGGCTCGCTCCTGGCGTTTGCAGCCGTATTCGGCTTTGCGGGTGCCATCGTCTCGCTGCTGATTTCCAAACCCATGGCCAAGTGGAGTACCAAGGCCCGGGTTATCGACTCGCCCAGAACCCCGGCCGAACGCTGGCTGGTGGACACCGTGGCAGAGCTGTCAAAGAAAGCGGGCATTGGCATGCCCGAGGTGGCGATTTTCCCGGCCTCCCAATCCAACGCTTTTGCCACCGGCTGGAACAAGAACGACTCACTGGTGGCCGTCAGTGAGGGGCTGCTGCACCGCTTCAACAAGGATGAAATCCGGGCCGTACTGGGCCATGAGATTGGCCATGTGGCCAATGGTGATATGGTCACGCTTGCGCTGATTCAGGGTGTGGTGAACACCTTTGTGATTTTCGCGTCCCGGGTCATCGGCTCCTTTGTCGACCGGGTGGTGTTCAAGAACGAAAACGGCCATGGCATTGGCTTTTTCGTGGTCAGCATCGCAGCCGAGATTGTCCTTGGCATACTGGCCAGCACCATTGTGTTCTGGTTCTCCCGTCGCCGGGAATTCCGGGCTGACATCGCTGGAGCTCAGCTTGCCGGTACCGGAGCGATGATCAGCGCGCTGGCTCGCCTGAAGCAGGAAAGTGAAGTGCCGGATCAAATGCCCGATACCCTCCAGGCCTTCGGCATTAATCGCGGCGCCCGGGCCGGCCTGGCAGCCTTGTTCATGACTCACCCACCACTGGAAGATCGCATCGCAGCTCTGCAGAACGCCAGGGTTTGA
- a CDS encoding glutathione peroxidase has product MSGESIYDFSVRDIKGNEASMADYKGKVLLIVNTASKCGFTPQFEGLQALHEQLGDQGFEVLGFPCNQFMNQDPANEDAISQFCSLNYGVSFPMFAKVDVNGDGAHPLFQFLKREARGLMGSEKVKWNFTKFLVNRDGQVIRRYAPTAKPADIRADIEKLL; this is encoded by the coding sequence ATGTCTGGCGAATCCATTTACGATTTCAGTGTTCGTGACATTAAGGGCAATGAAGCCTCCATGGCGGATTACAAGGGAAAGGTCTTGCTGATTGTAAACACCGCTTCAAAGTGCGGCTTTACTCCGCAATTTGAGGGCTTGCAGGCATTGCATGAGCAGCTGGGCGACCAGGGCTTTGAGGTTCTGGGTTTTCCCTGTAACCAGTTCATGAACCAGGACCCCGCTAACGAGGATGCCATCAGTCAGTTCTGTTCACTGAACTATGGTGTCAGCTTTCCGATGTTTGCCAAGGTTGACGTGAACGGGGATGGCGCACATCCGCTGTTCCAGTTTTTGAAGAGGGAAGCCAGGGGCCTGATGGGGTCGGAAAAGGTGAAGTGGAACTTTACCAAGTTCCTGGTCAACCGCGACGGACAGGTAATCCGCCGTTACGCACCCACAGCGAAACCCGCTGACATTCGCGCTGATATCGAGAAGCTGCTCTGA
- a CDS encoding DEAD/DEAH box helicase: MTADLKPTGDLRFSDLNLDKRLLDAISKIGFEYCTPIQAETLPWTLACEDLIGQAQTGTGKTAAFLITAIQTLLETPVDEKDRFASEPRVLALAPTRELAMQIAKDAEQLCQYTGHNVVTVVGGMNYDKQREQLQNEIVDILVATPGRLIDFLGSQDVFLDQIDILILDEADRMLDMGFIPDVKRIIRKCTGKEDRQTLLFSATFNQDVLNLASMWTQNAEFVEIEPEQKTAERVEQTVYLVSDDDKLPVLVNYLKRPEVEKAIVFANRRDQCRDLEEDLKNQGVKVSLMSGEIAQNKRLKTLDQFKKGQIQVLVATDVAGRGIHVNGVTHVFNYNLPENAEDYVHRIGRTGRAGKTGVSVSFAGEDDSFALPEIEKYISQKLKTAVPDEDLMVTMDNPPITRKRGGRRPQSGRGPAGRGGSRPRRN, encoded by the coding sequence ATGACAGCTGACCTAAAACCTACCGGCGATTTACGCTTCAGCGATCTTAACCTGGACAAGCGTCTGCTGGATGCCATCAGTAAAATCGGATTTGAATACTGCACGCCCATTCAGGCCGAAACCCTGCCCTGGACCTTGGCTTGCGAAGACCTGATCGGCCAGGCCCAGACCGGTACCGGTAAAACGGCAGCCTTCCTGATTACTGCGATACAGACTCTGCTGGAAACACCGGTGGATGAAAAAGACCGGTTTGCCTCTGAGCCCAGAGTGCTTGCCCTGGCTCCAACCCGTGAATTGGCGATGCAGATTGCCAAGGACGCAGAGCAGCTGTGCCAGTACACCGGCCACAATGTGGTCACCGTGGTGGGCGGTATGAACTACGACAAGCAGCGTGAGCAGTTGCAGAACGAGATTGTCGACATTCTGGTGGCAACCCCGGGCCGGTTGATCGACTTCCTGGGCTCCCAGGACGTGTTTCTGGACCAGATCGACATCCTGATTCTGGATGAAGCAGACCGTATGCTGGATATGGGGTTCATCCCCGACGTCAAACGTATTATCCGCAAGTGCACTGGCAAAGAAGATCGCCAAACCCTGCTGTTCAGCGCCACCTTCAACCAGGACGTTCTGAACCTGGCGTCCATGTGGACCCAAAACGCAGAGTTTGTTGAGATCGAGCCGGAGCAGAAAACCGCCGAACGGGTAGAACAGACCGTGTATCTGGTGTCTGACGACGACAAACTGCCTGTGCTGGTGAACTACCTCAAACGTCCGGAAGTTGAGAAAGCCATTGTGTTTGCCAATCGTCGTGACCAGTGCCGGGATCTTGAGGAGGATCTGAAGAATCAGGGCGTGAAAGTGTCCCTGATGTCTGGTGAGATCGCCCAGAACAAACGGTTGAAAACCCTGGATCAGTTCAAAAAGGGGCAGATCCAGGTGCTGGTGGCTACCGATGTGGCAGGCCGGGGCATTCACGTGAATGGCGTTACCCACGTATTCAACTACAACCTGCCTGAGAACGCCGAAGATTACGTACACCGGATTGGTCGTACCGGACGCGCAGGCAAGACCGGTGTTTCCGTCAGCTTTGCCGGAGAAGACGACTCTTTTGCCTTACCGGAGATCGAGAAGTACATTAGCCAGAAGCTGAAAACCGCGGTGCCAGACGAAGACTTGATGGTCACCATGGATAACCCGCCGATCACTCGCAAGCGCGGTGGTCGCCGCCCCCAGAGTGGCCGCGGGCCGGCAGGGCGGGGCGGTTCGCGGCCCCGGCGCAACTGA
- a CDS encoding ATP-binding protein → MALGLVLNLIQITLDYFSAKDAMEQDIRALIEISNSPASQIAYNIDVRLAEELLDGLLRHPATIDARIVDSDGQTMSAASQSSPISRYRWISDLLFGSSSVFSTELQVPQLQDLPLGHLVVTIDTWHYGWQFLQRAVNTFVIGLFKSLVLSVALLGIFYFVLTRPMLNVIEALSRVRASTPEKVRLPVPANHRFDEIGTMVGIINQHLEHMEGSVAQLRAAESAMKNYSSQLEQEVEDRTREISEKNQALQRGNRALVRAKEDAVRRARARANFLASMSHEIRTPLNGVLGMLGLALESEQDAGQRNRLEIALNTGESLLGLLNDILDISKVEAGKLNLENIPFSVRDLVEECSTLHAQQARRKHINLVNETDPMLPEQFLGDPTRTRQILNNLLSNAVKFTDDGHVRVRTTYSGGSLRMEVIDSGIGMSKEGLHRIFSPFSQADTDTTRLYGGTGLGLTLCRQLVERMHGQILVDSSEGAGTHFTVTLPLPVHEPAHPTLPEAAATRLCETGVAMAIPQDHPHRLAIESQLRAWAIPVRSASRHPKGILLVAAEPGDEECKAFADDWQGMGVILADSTGSISSGRPGQFILPLPLRRTELYHCLCAAAGLPDSGSSQPLDQSTRAARTENQLTLLLVEDNQVNQLVASSLLKKLGHRVDHAENGQRALEALQKRRYDLVLMDCQMPVMDGYEATRAIRRNPEWQNLPIIAVTANVMQGDREDCLEAGMNDYITKPYKREELRAVINRWAPNAPEPQADF, encoded by the coding sequence ATGGCTCTTGGCCTGGTTCTGAACCTGATTCAGATCACCCTCGACTATTTCTCGGCGAAAGACGCCATGGAACAGGACATACGGGCACTGATCGAGATCAGTAACAGTCCGGCGTCCCAGATTGCCTACAATATCGACGTGAGGCTGGCCGAGGAACTGCTGGATGGCCTGTTACGCCACCCGGCGACCATAGATGCGCGGATTGTGGACAGTGATGGCCAGACCATGTCAGCCGCCAGCCAAAGCAGCCCGATCTCCCGATACCGCTGGATCAGCGACCTGCTGTTCGGTTCCAGCAGTGTCTTCAGCACAGAACTCCAGGTACCCCAGTTACAGGACCTGCCATTGGGCCACCTGGTTGTCACCATCGATACCTGGCATTACGGCTGGCAGTTCCTGCAGCGGGCAGTCAACACATTCGTCATTGGACTGTTCAAGAGCCTGGTGCTGTCGGTTGCGCTGCTTGGCATTTTCTATTTCGTGCTGACCCGCCCCATGCTCAACGTGATTGAAGCATTGAGCCGGGTCAGGGCCAGCACCCCGGAAAAGGTCCGGCTGCCGGTGCCTGCCAACCATCGTTTTGACGAAATCGGCACCATGGTTGGCATCATCAACCAGCACCTTGAACACATGGAAGGCAGCGTGGCCCAACTGCGGGCAGCCGAAAGCGCCATGAAAAATTACTCCAGCCAGCTGGAGCAGGAAGTTGAAGATCGAACCCGGGAGATCTCGGAAAAGAATCAGGCCCTGCAACGGGGCAATCGGGCGTTGGTTCGTGCCAAGGAAGACGCGGTGCGACGGGCCCGGGCCCGGGCCAACTTCCTGGCCAGCATGAGCCATGAGATCCGCACCCCCCTGAACGGGGTGCTGGGAATGCTCGGGCTGGCACTGGAAAGTGAACAGGACGCTGGCCAGAGAAACCGCCTGGAGATTGCCCTGAACACCGGTGAGAGCCTGCTGGGCCTGCTCAACGACATTCTTGACATCTCCAAGGTCGAAGCCGGAAAACTCAATCTCGAGAACATTCCGTTCAGCGTTCGCGACCTGGTGGAGGAATGCTCAACTCTTCACGCCCAACAAGCTCGCCGCAAACACATCAACCTGGTCAATGAAACCGACCCGATGCTACCCGAGCAGTTTCTGGGCGACCCGACGCGCACTCGCCAGATCCTCAATAATCTTCTCAGTAACGCGGTCAAGTTTACCGACGATGGCCATGTCAGGGTGCGCACCACCTACTCCGGTGGAAGTCTTCGCATGGAGGTTATCGATAGCGGCATAGGCATGTCCAAAGAAGGCTTGCACCGGATCTTCTCACCGTTTTCGCAGGCCGACACCGACACCACCCGGCTGTATGGCGGCACCGGTCTTGGCCTGACGCTGTGCCGCCAACTGGTGGAACGTATGCACGGGCAGATACTGGTGGATTCCAGCGAGGGCGCCGGTACTCATTTCACCGTCACCCTGCCCCTGCCGGTGCATGAACCCGCACACCCGACTCTGCCAGAAGCCGCTGCAACCCGGCTGTGCGAAACAGGTGTCGCCATGGCCATACCACAGGATCACCCGCACCGGCTGGCAATTGAATCACAACTGCGGGCCTGGGCTATCCCGGTCAGAAGCGCCAGCCGTCACCCAAAGGGCATCTTGCTGGTGGCCGCAGAGCCTGGCGACGAAGAGTGCAAGGCCTTTGCCGATGACTGGCAGGGAATGGGCGTTATCCTGGCAGACAGCACTGGCTCAATCAGTTCCGGCCGTCCCGGTCAGTTTATCCTGCCGCTGCCGCTCAGACGCACCGAACTCTACCACTGCCTCTGCGCCGCCGCAGGATTGCCGGACAGCGGCAGTTCACAACCGCTGGATCAATCAACCAGGGCCGCGAGAACCGAGAACCAACTCACCCTGCTGCTGGTCGAGGATAACCAGGTCAATCAGCTGGTCGCCAGCAGCCTGCTGAAGAAGCTGGGCCATCGGGTAGACCATGCAGAGAACGGCCAGAGGGCATTGGAGGCGTTGCAAAAGCGCCGTTACGACCTGGTTCTTATGGATTGCCAGATGCCCGTTATGGATGGTTACGAGGCAACCCGGGCCATCAGGCGCAACCCGGAATGGCAAAACTTGCCGATTATTGCGGTGACCGCCAATGTTATGCAGGGTGATCGGGAGGATTGCCTGGAAGCCGGAATGAACGATTACATCACCAAACCCTACAAGCGTGAGGAGCTCAGGGCCGTTATCAATCGCTGGGCCCCGAACGCTCCAGAACCTCAAGCAGACTTCTGA
- a CDS encoding pyridoxal phosphate-dependent aminotransferase, with protein MQNYFKSAKLDNVCYEIRGVVLREARRLEEEGHRVLKLNIGNPAAFELDVPEEIQQDVIYNMHQAQGYVESKGLFSARKAVMHYCQQRGIAKVDIDDIFLGNGVSELIVMSMQALLNTGDEVLIPAPDYPLWTAAVTLSSGKPVHYRCDEQQGWFPDIDDIKKKITRRTRAIVLINPNNPTGAVYSEELLQQVIELARQHNLIILSDEIYDKILYDGTQHTSVASLADDVLFFTYNGLSKNYRAAGYRSGWMIISGAKHRARDLIEGIEMLSNMRLCANVPAQLAIQTSLGGYQSINDLVAPGGRLYEQRETAWRMLNDIPGVSCVKPQGALYLFPRLDPKHFPVVNDEKLVLDLLLQEKILLVQGSAFNIDDKQHLRVVFLPREDTLADAMGRLGNFLEHYRQ; from the coding sequence ATGCAGAACTATTTCAAATCCGCCAAGCTCGACAATGTGTGCTATGAAATTCGTGGCGTGGTTCTGCGTGAGGCGCGTCGCCTTGAAGAAGAGGGCCATCGGGTTCTCAAGCTGAACATTGGCAACCCGGCGGCGTTCGAGCTGGATGTACCGGAAGAGATCCAGCAAGACGTTATCTACAACATGCACCAGGCCCAGGGATACGTGGAGTCCAAGGGTCTGTTCTCTGCCCGAAAAGCCGTGATGCATTACTGCCAGCAACGGGGTATCGCCAAGGTCGACATCGACGACATTTTCCTGGGCAACGGCGTCAGTGAGCTGATCGTCATGTCCATGCAGGCACTGCTGAACACCGGCGATGAAGTGCTGATTCCGGCACCGGATTACCCGCTCTGGACCGCTGCCGTTACCCTCTCCAGCGGCAAGCCGGTGCACTACCGGTGCGATGAACAACAGGGCTGGTTCCCGGACATTGATGACATCAAGAAAAAGATCACCCGCCGTACCCGGGCCATTGTGCTGATCAACCCCAACAACCCCACCGGTGCGGTGTATTCGGAAGAGTTGTTGCAGCAGGTCATCGAACTGGCCAGGCAGCACAACCTGATCATCCTGTCAGACGAGATCTACGACAAGATCCTGTATGACGGCACCCAGCACACCTCCGTTGCCTCCCTGGCCGACGACGTGCTGTTCTTCACCTACAACGGGCTGTCGAAGAACTACCGGGCCGCCGGCTACCGCTCTGGCTGGATGATTATCAGTGGTGCCAAACATCGCGCCCGAGACCTGATCGAAGGCATCGAAATGCTTTCCAACATGCGCCTGTGTGCCAACGTTCCGGCACAGCTGGCCATCCAGACGTCTCTGGGTGGCTATCAGTCCATCAACGACCTGGTGGCACCCGGCGGCCGGCTTTATGAGCAGAGGGAAACCGCCTGGCGCATGCTCAACGACATTCCCGGCGTCAGCTGTGTCAAACCCCAGGGTGCCCTGTACCTGTTCCCGAGACTGGACCCGAAGCACTTCCCGGTGGTCAACGATGAAAAGCTGGTGCTCGACTTGCTGCTGCAGGAGAAAATCCTGCTGGTTCAGGGCTCCGCCTTCAACATTGATGACAAACAGCATCTGCGCGTCGTTTTCCTGCCCCGGGAAGATACCCTGGCAGACGCCATGGGCCGCCTGGGCAATTTCCTGGAGCATTACCGCCAGTAA
- the pdxB gene encoding 4-phosphoerythronate dehydrogenase PdxB translates to MLIVADENIPLLDAFFGDIGEIRRVTGRTLSREQVQDADILLVRSVTRVNRELLEGSRVRFVGTATIGTDHIDLEWLQAQGIGFAAAPGCNASSVAEYVLSVVSLYAERRGLDDWTSLTVGIVGVGNVGGQLAQCLERLGFEVRLCDPPRQEREPGAEPPFVSLAEALECDVVTLHTPLTRHQPHATWHMVSDPELALIGADQLLINGGRGEVVDTEALMRRLEQADAPLVALDVWEHEPGISPDLVDKVWMATPHVAGYSLEGKMQGTEMVYRALCQFLGLPIRKKAGQFLPEPAVSKVSFTSSAEEDEAIRTALRVCYDPRRDDARLRLAMRGNPEQRAVAFDRLRRDYPVRRECSSLKVQLKGTSKSLQDGFRALGCKLKI, encoded by the coding sequence ATGCTGATCGTTGCGGACGAGAACATTCCTTTACTGGACGCGTTCTTCGGTGATATTGGAGAAATACGCCGGGTTACAGGGCGAACGCTGAGCCGTGAGCAGGTGCAGGATGCGGATATCCTGCTGGTTCGTTCGGTGACCCGTGTTAACCGGGAGTTGCTGGAAGGCAGCCGGGTTCGTTTTGTGGGTACTGCGACCATTGGCACGGACCATATTGACCTGGAGTGGTTGCAGGCTCAGGGCATCGGCTTTGCCGCCGCCCCCGGATGCAACGCCAGCAGTGTGGCTGAGTATGTGTTGTCGGTGGTATCGCTGTATGCTGAACGACGGGGGCTGGACGATTGGACATCCCTGACGGTTGGTATCGTTGGCGTTGGTAATGTCGGTGGCCAGCTGGCTCAATGCCTGGAGCGCCTCGGTTTTGAGGTGCGCCTGTGTGACCCGCCGAGGCAGGAACGGGAACCCGGGGCTGAGCCGCCCTTTGTCAGTCTCGCTGAGGCGCTGGAGTGTGACGTGGTTACCCTGCATACGCCATTAACCCGCCATCAGCCCCATGCCACCTGGCACATGGTGTCAGACCCGGAACTGGCTTTGATCGGCGCCGATCAGCTGCTGATCAACGGTGGCAGGGGAGAGGTGGTTGATACCGAGGCTTTGATGCGCCGGCTGGAGCAAGCCGATGCACCGCTGGTGGCCCTGGATGTCTGGGAGCACGAGCCCGGGATAAGTCCTGATCTTGTGGACAAGGTATGGATGGCGACGCCCCATGTTGCTGGCTATAGCCTGGAAGGCAAGATGCAGGGCACGGAAATGGTTTATCGGGCGCTGTGTCAGTTCCTGGGACTGCCCATACGCAAGAAAGCAGGCCAGTTTTTACCTGAACCAGCGGTCAGCAAAGTCTCGTTTACCAGTTCCGCCGAGGAAGATGAGGCCATTCGTACGGCACTGCGGGTCTGTTATGACCCAAGGCGGGATGATGCCAGGCTGAGACTGGCTATGCGGGGAAATCCGGAGCAACGGGCTGTGGCGTTTGACCGCCTGCGCCGGGACTATCCGGTGCGCCGGGAGTGCTCCAGCCTGAAGGTTCAACTCAAAGGGACCAGTAAATCGCTCCAGGACGGTTTCCGTGCGCTGGGCTGCAAACTCAAGATCTGA
- the dsbD gene encoding protein-disulfide reductase DsbD, translating to MTAIPDSHQRLRRPVSQLVALLALLFTLLPASALAFGNSGSSLFGGGNNGFLPVDEALPFNHSTEGDSVVLSWNIAPEHYLYKSRIQITPVTEGVSIGEPEFSLPGTLTEDEYFGEMMVFFDPVEARVPVILPEGIQEAELQVTYQGCAKAGLCYPPQTRDVLYYPGKGDSQGSRSSPASGSGSSSGAFNTTDNTSSATGLAGFLSSQSIWMIAGVFFLLGLGLTFTPCVLPMVPIISTMVSGHNTRTTGHALLLSGSYVLGMALTYAAAGVITGLLGASFNLQAQLQSPLVLGVFAALFVVFALAMFDLFEIQLPKFIREPLNDASQKLTGTRVISIFGIGSLSALIVSPCVSAPLAGSLLYISTTQDAVIGGVALLALGLGMGVPLILVAVGGRKLLPTSGHWMTTVKHFYGVMLLAVAIWLIERMVPAWAGLTMWGLLVAITGVQLGAFDAARAGWERTRKGLGLVMFAYGLALLAGAFSGANDPLRPLAPFTASAGQVQGGGASHADFQRVEDPQQIRAMLADARANQQPVVLDFYADWCVSCKIMERNVFSDQDVIQALAPYTLLQIDMTDNTRDQQALLDELGLFGPPAILFYRTNGEELQEARVLGEMNRRQFLDHLGKVARES from the coding sequence ATGACAGCTATTCCGGACTCCCATCAACGATTGCGCCGCCCGGTCTCCCAGCTCGTGGCCTTGCTGGCACTGCTGTTTACCCTGCTTCCGGCCTCCGCCCTGGCCTTTGGCAACTCAGGAAGCTCCCTGTTTGGTGGCGGCAACAACGGCTTCCTGCCCGTAGACGAGGCGCTGCCCTTCAACCACAGCACGGAAGGCGACAGCGTTGTCCTGTCCTGGAATATTGCCCCGGAACACTATCTCTACAAAAGCCGTATACAGATTACTCCGGTCACTGAAGGCGTCAGCATTGGCGAGCCCGAGTTCTCCCTGCCCGGCACCCTGACCGAAGACGAATACTTCGGCGAGATGATGGTGTTCTTCGATCCGGTCGAGGCCCGGGTGCCGGTCATCCTTCCCGAGGGTATACAGGAAGCGGAACTGCAAGTGACCTACCAGGGCTGCGCAAAGGCGGGTCTGTGTTATCCGCCGCAGACGCGGGACGTTCTGTACTATCCGGGTAAAGGTGATAGCCAGGGCAGTCGTTCCTCACCCGCTTCAGGCAGCGGCTCCAGCAGCGGAGCATTCAACACGACAGATAACACTTCTTCGGCAACCGGCCTGGCCGGATTCCTGTCCAGCCAGTCGATCTGGATGATCGCCGGGGTATTCTTCCTGCTGGGGCTGGGGCTGACCTTCACCCCGTGCGTGTTGCCCATGGTGCCGATTATTTCCACTATGGTCTCAGGCCACAACACCCGCACGACAGGCCATGCTCTCCTTCTTTCCGGAAGCTACGTGCTGGGCATGGCGCTTACCTACGCCGCCGCTGGGGTGATTACCGGCCTGCTGGGCGCCAGTTTCAACCTGCAGGCACAACTCCAGTCGCCCCTCGTACTCGGTGTTTTTGCGGCACTGTTTGTGGTGTTTGCCCTGGCGATGTTTGACCTGTTTGAGATTCAGCTACCCAAGTTTATCCGCGAGCCGCTGAACGATGCCAGCCAGAAGCTGACCGGCACCCGGGTGATCAGTATCTTCGGCATTGGTTCATTGTCGGCACTGATTGTCTCGCCCTGTGTCTCTGCGCCTCTGGCCGGTAGCCTGCTTTACATCTCTACCACCCAGGACGCCGTCATAGGTGGCGTTGCCCTGCTTGCACTTGGGCTTGGCATGGGTGTGCCACTGATTCTTGTGGCCGTCGGCGGTCGCAAGCTGCTGCCTACCTCAGGCCACTGGATGACGACCGTCAAACATTTTTACGGCGTCATGCTGCTTGCCGTTGCCATCTGGCTTATCGAGCGGATGGTACCAGCCTGGGCAGGCCTGACCATGTGGGGGCTACTGGTCGCCATCACAGGCGTTCAGTTGGGTGCTTTTGATGCGGCCAGGGCTGGCTGGGAACGCACACGCAAGGGCCTGGGCCTGGTAATGTTCGCCTATGGCCTGGCGCTCCTGGCAGGGGCGTTCAGCGGCGCCAATGATCCGCTGCGGCCGCTGGCACCGTTTACCGCATCTGCCGGCCAGGTTCAGGGCGGCGGCGCCAGCCATGCAGACTTCCAGCGGGTCGAAGATCCGCAACAGATTCGCGCAATGCTGGCCGATGCCCGCGCCAACCAGCAACCTGTTGTGCTCGACTTCTACGCGGATTGGTGCGTGTCGTGCAAAATCATGGAGCGGAACGTGTTCAGCGACCAGGACGTGATCCAGGCGTTAGCACCCTACACCCTGTTGCAAATCGACATGACCGACAACACCCGTGACCAACAGGCCCTGCTGGATGAACTCGGGCTGTTTGGTCCGCCGGCAATTCTGTTCTATCGAACCAACGGCGAAGAGCTACAGGAAGCACGGGTGCTCGGGGAAATGAACCGTAGGCAGTTCCTTGACCATCTTGGCAAGGTGGCCCGGGAGAGCTGA
- a CDS encoding MarR family winged helix-turn-helix transcriptional regulator, giving the protein MNGDDQMLALDNQICFALYALNRAVTARYRPVLAELGLTYPQYLVMLALWEHGPVGEAARVSDIGARLRLDSGTLTPLLKRLEERGLLIRRRQASDERVVRLSLTGDGWRLREQARGVPGQLMCGLDVAPERLVALRQELRSLLEVLERSGPSD; this is encoded by the coding sequence ATGAACGGTGATGATCAGATGCTGGCGCTCGATAACCAGATCTGCTTTGCCCTCTATGCCCTCAATCGGGCCGTCACAGCGCGGTATCGTCCCGTGCTGGCGGAGCTGGGACTGACCTATCCGCAGTATCTGGTGATGCTGGCTCTCTGGGAGCATGGCCCGGTTGGCGAAGCCGCCCGGGTATCGGATATAGGCGCCCGGTTGCGCCTGGACAGCGGCACTCTCACGCCGCTTTTGAAGCGGCTGGAGGAGCGCGGTCTGCTCATCCGGCGCCGGCAGGCAAGCGACGAGCGGGTTGTTCGCCTTAGCCTGACAGGCGACGGCTGGCGGTTGCGTGAACAGGCTCGCGGGGTGCCAGGGCAATTGATGTGCGGCCTGGATGTGGCGCCGGAGCGGTTGGTCGCCCTTCGGCAGGAGCTCAGAAGTCTGCTTGAGGTTCTGGAGCGTTCGGGGCCCAGCGATTGA
- a CDS encoding elongation factor P hydroxylase has translation MGVRNSCHEFFVILGVSNGGGIAARRLAASDIIAMAKFPLVLPALKSHNSQPMNHNPDDLIMLFNDLFRESFRTILVRGSDEPEYLPASEPDGLARVVFAHGFFASALHEIAHWCIAGEHRRTLHDYGYWYCPDGRSLEQQQAFEQVEVKPQAVEWLFSLAAGSRFHISVDNLAGSGAANEQGFRQNVRLQASRYLAHGLPSRAQQFFDTLKSFYGTADRVQHHWNQDKRRLAPMATEHDQSRITEPL, from the coding sequence ATGGGAGTCCGGAATAGCTGTCATGAATTCTTCGTTATCCTGGGTGTTTCCAATGGGGGCGGTATCGCGGCTCGTCGCCTTGCTGCCAGTGACATCATTGCCATGGCAAAGTTCCCTCTGGTATTGCCTGCATTAAAGTCGCACAATAGCCAACCGATGAATCACAATCCAGACGATCTTATCATGCTGTTCAACGACCTGTTCCGGGAATCCTTCCGGACCATTCTGGTCAGGGGCAGTGACGAACCGGAGTACCTGCCTGCCAGCGAGCCAGACGGACTTGCCCGGGTAGTGTTTGCCCACGGTTTTTTTGCCAGTGCCCTCCACGAGATTGCCCATTGGTGTATAGCCGGTGAGCATCGGCGCACATTGCACGATTACGGATACTGGTATTGTCCGGATGGTCGCAGCCTGGAACAACAGCAGGCGTTTGAGCAGGTGGAGGTCAAGCCTCAGGCCGTTGAATGGCTGTTTTCCCTGGCCGCCGGCTCTCGCTTTCATATCAGCGTTGATAACCTTGCCGGCAGCGGCGCGGCCAATGAGCAAGGCTTCCGCCAGAATGTGCGCCTGCAGGCCTCCCGGTATCTGGCTCATGGCCTGCCATCAAGGGCTCAGCAATTTTTCGATACACTCAAGTCTTTCTACGGGACTGCCGACAGGGTCCAGCATCACTGGAACCAGGACAAGCGCCGTTTGGCGCCCATGGCAACCGAACACGACCAATCAAGGATAACAGAACCTCTATGA